A window of Zingiber officinale cultivar Zhangliang chromosome 5A, Zo_v1.1, whole genome shotgun sequence contains these coding sequences:
- the LOC121981589 gene encoding eukaryotic translation initiation factor 3 subunit D-like: MGFDVGVVPFNPDGWGPPDTASAPLLLFRNDGGSTQPANIPFAPFSRSEKLGRVADWTRNPNFGANAARSGAGGGRDAVFDFALDEFSGQSAGAGDDSTFRLVDGKPPPRPKFGPRWRFQQRPQLPQRRDEEVEARKREAEKERARRDRFYNLHHRSHFAGGGFGGGANRRDSPLLKSSVDIQPEWTMLDQIPFSTFSKLSFSVPDPPEDLLVCGGLEFYDRSFDRINPKNERRLERFKSRNFFKVTTTDDPVIRRLAADDKATVFATDVILSALMCAPRSVYSWDIVIQRVGNKLFFDKRDGSQLDLLSVNETSQELLPDAKEDINSAHSLSFEATYINQNFSQQVLVRDGNKVTFDEPNPFASEGEEVASVAYRYRRWKLDEDTQLIARCEVHSVTDVKGQRAFMTLNALNEFDPKYTGIDWRQKLETQRGAVLATELKNNANKLAKWTAQALLSGADLMKLGYVSRVHSRDHFNHVILSVIGYKPRDFATQINLNTSNMWGIVKSIVDLCMKLNEGKYVLVKDPVKPQVRIYEVPVDAFENEYVEEPLPEEEQVQPQVEEDATASAMDAAAEAEANVAVGAAEEDNNAGAFAA; the protein is encoded by the coding sequence ATGGGCTTCGACGTCGGCGTCGTCCCCTTCAACCCCGACGGCTGGGGCCCTCCTGATACAGCCTCCGCCCCGCTCCTCCTCTTCAGGAACGACGGCGGCTCCACTCAGCCGGCCAACATCCCTTTCGCCCCCTTTTCCCGCTCTGAGAAGCTAGGGCGCGTGGCCGACTGGACACGAAACCCTAATTTCGGCGCCAATGCCGCTCGTTCGGGGGCTGGAGGCGGCCGCGACGCTGTCTTTGACTTCGCTCTCGACGAGTTCTCTGGCCAATCGGCCGGTGCCGGTGATGACTCCACGTTCCGCCTGGTCGACGGCAAGCCCCCGCCTCGCCCCAAGTTCGGCCCCCGCTGGCGCTTCCAGCAGCGGCCGCAGCTGCCGCAGCGTCGCGACGAGGAGGTCGAGGCCCGGAAGCGTGAGGCCGAGAAGGAGCGCGCCCGCCGCGACCGTTTCTACAATCTGCACCACCGTTCGCATTTTGCCGGCGGTGGTTTTGGCGGCGGTGCCAATCGACGCGACTCTCCCCTGCTCAAGTCGTCCGTCGACATCCAACCGGAGTGGACCATGCTCGACCAGATTCCTTTCTCCACCTTCTCAAAGCTCTCCTTTTCCGTCCCTGACCCGCCTGAGGACCTCCTTGTTTGTGGCGGCCTGGAGTTCTATGATCGCTCCTTTGATCGCATCAACCCCAAGAACGAGCGCCGCCTCGAGCGGTTCAAGTCTCGCAATTTCTTCAAGGTCACCACCACTGACGACCCAGTAATCCGCCGCCTCGCTGCCGACGACAAGGCTACTGTTTTCGCCACGGACGTCATCCTCTCCGCTCTCATGTGCGCTCCACGGTCTGTCTACTCGTGGGACATTGTCATTCAGCGGGTTGGCAACAAACTCTTCTTCGACAAGCGTGATGGTTCCCAACTCGACCTTCTCTCTGTCAACGAGACTTCGCAGGAGCTCCTCCCTGATGCTAAGGAGGACATCAACTCTGCCCACTCCCTCTCCTTTGAGGCTACTTACATCAACCAAAACTTCTCACAGCAGGTCCTTGTGCGCGATGGCAACAAGGTTACTTTCGACGAGCCCAACCCTTTCGCCTCTGAAGGTGAAGAAGTTGCATCTGTTGCATACCGGTACCGCCGCTGGAAGCTCGACGAGGATACTCAACTCATTGCCCGCTGCGAGGTGCACAGCGTCACAGATGTCAAGGGGCAGCGAGCTTTCATGACACTGAACGCCCTCAACGAGTTTGATCCAAAGTACACTGGCATAGACTGGAGACAGAAACTTGAGACTCAAAGAGGAGCAGTTCTTGCAACTGAACTcaagaacaatgctaacaagctTGCCAAATGGACTGCTCAAGCACTTCTTTCCGGTGCTGATCTGATGAAGCTGGGATATGTCTCTAGAGTCCATTCTCGAGACCACTTCAACCATGTTATTTTGAGTGTGATTGGGTACAAGCCTAGGGATTTCGCTACTCAAATCAATCTTAATACTTCCAACATGTGGGGGATTGTCAAGTCAATTGTTGACCTTTGCATGAAGCTCAATGAAGGGAAATATGTTCTTGTCAAGGACCCAGTTAAGCCACAGGTGCGAATCTATGAGGTGCCAGTAGATGCATTTGAGAATGAATATGTCGAAGAGCCTCTGCCAGAGGAGGAGCAGGTGCAGCCGCAGGTGGAAGAAGATGCTACAGCCAGTGCTATGGATGCAGCAGCAGAAGCAGAGGCCAATGTTGCAGTTGGTGCTGCAGAGGAGGACAATAATGCTGGTGCTTTTGCTGCTTAA